Part of the Prevotella communis genome is shown below.
GCGTGTTCTGGCAGCTGTTGGCCTACTGTGCCGGCGTAGGTGGCTCCATGCTGATTATCGGCAGTGCTGCTGGTGTTGTCGTGATGGGCCTCGAGAAGATTTCCTTTGGCTGGTACCTGAAGAAAATAACCTGGGTAGCTTTTGCCGGTTATTTGGCTGGTATAGGATGCTACTGGGTAGAGAAACTGTTCTTTTAGGAGTTAAGGAGTTAAGACGTCAGTTTTGTCTTAACTCCTTAACTCCTTTAACTCCATCATTGATTACGTAGTTCACTGGGCTTCCTACCAGTCTTGAGCTTAAACTTGGCAGAGAAATAGTCGGGCGACTCGAAATTGAGTTGGTAGGCTATTTCCTTGATGCTCATATCCGTCGTGGAAAGCAGCTCCTTGGCACGCTGCAGGCGCAGGTCCTGCTGATAGGTGGCAGGCGACAATCCCGTATGTTCCTTGAACAACTTGCGGAAATTAGAGTAGCTGACACCCAGTTCCTCGGCCACCTCTTGAATGGTGAGCGAACTCTCCAGTGATTCGCGGATGCGCAGACGCGCCTTGTTGATCATGTCCACATGCGTCTGGTTGCGGCTCTTCAGTTCTATGTTGCGCTCCAGCGAATACATCATGCCAATCAGGTGGTTCACGATGCCGGCCATCAGCTGCTGCGAGTAGGCCGCCTCTTCCTGCGCCGTCTTGTAAGCCTGTTTGTAGAGGCTCACCACCGCATCCGAGAAGCCCACGTGATAGACAGGCTTGGTGGGTGACAGGAAACCAGCCCTGACGCGTGCGTCCATGTTTTCGCCCTTGAAACCAATCCAGTATTTCTTCCAGCCCTTCGGACCTACGGGGTGATAGCTGTGCCACTCGCCAGGGAAAAGCAGGAAGAAGTCGCCCTCCTTCAGGTGCACCTCAGGTACGGTGCGACTGTGGAAGATACCTTCACCTTCGATGATATAAAGCAACTGATATTCAGACAGGACTCGTCCTTTCTCCAGTTCAAAATAGTAGCCGTCAGCATGACCTCTAGTAGGATAAGGGTCGTTGGGCCCTATCTCTTCATAGCCAATTGTCGTTGCTGTGAGTCCCCACAGGGCATCACGGTCGCTGGCCAGCATATATTTACTTATCTGCATTGTTTTGTAGAAGATTATATTTAGTCTTTATTGAGTTCACAGGGAATCCACAGCCAGAAGGTAGAGCCTTTGCCCTCGCCCTCGCTGAACACGCCAATCTTTCCGTTGCACCGTTCGGCAATGGTCTTGCAGATACTCAGTCCCAGACCCGTGCCCTGTACGAAGTCGTTCAGTTTGACGAAACGCTCAAAGACGCTGGCCTGCTTGTCCTTCGGGATGCCTGCACCAGTATCTTCGCAGTAGATATAGAGTCCTTCGTCCTGCTTGCGGTACCCCACCTTGATATGTCCCTCGCGGGTATATTTCACCGCATTGGTCACGAAGTTGGTAATCACCTGTTGCACGCGTCCCTTGTCCAGTGTGGTGTTGAGCGTGGGGTAGGGGTTCTCCTTGAGGAACTCCACGCCGGGCTCCTGCACACGCTGTGCCAGTGTCTGACAGATATCGTCGAACACCTGCGAGAAGTCCACGTCAGTAGGCGCGATAGCCAGTGTCTGTCCTGTGCCAGATGCTTCCAGAATATCGTTGATAAGTCGGAGCAGCATGTCGCAGTTGTTGCGTATGATGCGGATAAACTCCTGACGGTCTGCCGGCTCGTCGATAATCTGGAGCAGGTCACTGAAACCTACGATGGCATTTAGCGGCGTACGTATCTCGTGGGTCATATTGGCCAGGAACGCACTCTTCATGGTGCCCGATGCCTCTGCCCTGGTACGCTCCTTCTTCAGTTGCTCCTGCACCGTCATCAGGTCGTTCACATTCTTCAGCACACCGAAATAGCCCGTGCACTCGCCGTCGTCCTCAATAATGGGCATACCACTGATGGCATACCACTGTGGTCCGTTGTCGATGGGTGTCGACAGGAAATGGTGGGTGTTGTTAAACGGCTGCCTCGACTCCATCAGTGCCTTGAGGTTGCTTGCGGCAGCAGCCCGCTCGTCCTCAAACATTGAGTTCAGGTAGTCCTCAAACGACTCCTTGAATTCATACGACGACAGCGACCTTGAGAAGATAATCTCCATCGTCTTGAAACTGATGGACCATACAAACATGTTACCATTCTTCAGCAGGTAGTTCAGCTCGTGCTCATAGCGGCTCACCCGCTTGCTGATCTGTTTCAGCTTCTTCTCGTGCTTGCGCTGCTCCAGGTCCATCTCACGCTCTGCGGTGACGTCGCGCGAGGTGACGATATAATACAGCAGGTGGTCCTGGTCATCGAAGGTAGGACGTATTCTGAAGTCCAGGTATTTGTCGATGCCAATCTCAGGGTAGTACATGCGCTGGCACACGTGGAACGAGTGCTTGCTAGTGCGGTCGAAGTCGGTCTGCAGCAGGGGCGCGTCAAACATGCAGGTCTTCCTGAAGTATGCCTCACTCTCCTCGGTGAATACACAGAGCTCGCGCATGCTGTCGTTGAAGTCGATGAGCTTGCCGCTGGCATCATAGAACGACATCGCGATAGCATTCGAGTGGAATATCCTGCTGTATCTGTTGGCCAGCTCCTTATTGGCGCTGTCCTGCTCCACCTCGAGCGTGATATCCTTCACGATATTGATGATATGCGTCAGTTGGTCGCCCTCCATCTCAGCAATAGAGTTGCCATGCAACTGACGTCCGTTCCATTTGAAGTCCAGGTCGAACGGCTGTTTGGCATTCTTCAGCAGGTGACCATAGACCGAACGGGCATGTTCTACGTCGGATGGGGCTATCTGGTCGAAGAACTCCTCCACGTCCATGCCTTCCTCAGGCACCAGGTTGCCATAGACATTACTAATCTGTCCGGTAGCCTGGTTATGCTCAATGACGTAGAAACGGCCCATGCTCAGAGCCTGCGCCATGATATTTCCAAGGTCTCGTGTTTTCTCCGCCTTTTTCCTGATCTGACGTCTGAGCAAGTGACTGAGAATCATGAAGACGATAATCAGCATCACCACCAGGCCGATGATGAAGAACACGTATCTGGGCGTGTTGTGGTGGATGCGCTCCGGGTGGAACCACTTGTCAGTGATCACCTCCAGCTCGCCTTCCTGCATCATGCGGGCAAACTCCTCGTCGATGTCGTTGATCAGTTCCTCGTCCGTACTCGTGAAGTGCAGTTCACCGGTGGGGATGTCCACGTCGCAGGTCCTCACATTGTCGAGCGCCATCTCCTGAATCTCCTGCCGCAGGGGCATGCTGCCCCATAGGTAGTACTTGATCTCGCCGTTCGACAGTGCCACCAGGGCATCGTGGGGATTCTCGTATCTGACATGATACGGACGGAACTCCTGCTGGTTCAGGTATACGGCCGCATAGTCGTTGTTCTTGACCACGATGGTGTCCCCGCTGGTCAACTGCTTCAGCGAGCGCAGTGGCGGGGTGTCATCGCGATAGGCCACCTCAATCTTATAGAACGTCATGAAGTTCTGCGTCTGTACATACGGTGGCTTGTCATAGACCACGTCCAGGGCGTGAATCATGTCGGCCTGTCCGTTTTCAAAAGCCTCGATCGCCTTGGTCCAGTCGCGCATCTCGAAGCGGTGGGGTATCTCCAGCTTGTTGAGGATGGCATCCATCACCTCCACGCAGTAGCCCGTGGGCGTGCCATTCTTGTTGAGCTCGTAGGGCGGGAAACTCCAGTCGCACACCATCACCAGCGGGTCGGCCTCCGTATACGGACGTCCGTGCCTGCCTTGCGGTGCTGCTGTCATGGCGGTGAGCGCTGACAGTGCCAGGATCAGTGTGATGATGTGTCTCTTGATCATATCAGATATTCTTCCGTTCTATTTCCTTGGCCTTACAGGGAATGGCAAACCATACGGTGGTGCCCTTGCCCTCGGCCGACTTGATTTTGATGCTGCCGTTCATGAGCCTGGTCAGCTCGTGACAGATGCTGAGGCCCAGTCCGGTGCCATTGTTGGCCCCTGTAGAGAAACGCTCAAAGATATGGTCGGTCAGCTCGGGCTCGATGCCGCCGCCCGTATCCTCCACAGCCACGATCAGCTGGTCGCCCGTGTAGTCATAGTGCACGCGGATGGAGCCCTTCTCCGTAAACTGCTTCGCGTTCTTGATCAGTTGCTCCAGGATAACCCCGATGTTCTGCACGTCGATGTCGAGCACCATGTGACTGTAGTGGTTCTCCACTATGAAATTAACGCCCTCCTTCGTGTGATTATTGCCCCAGAAGGTGTTGCACATGCTGTCAAACGCCAAGGCGAAGTCCGTGGGCTTTGTCTTTATCTCGATCATGCCCGCGTCAATTCTCGACAGGAACAGGATATTGTTGATCAGTGCCAGCAGCGTGGCGGCGTTGTTCTTGATCTCTTCTACGAAGAGAACCTCGTCCTCGGGCGAGTGGGGCATCTGGAAGAACTCCGCGAAACCCACGATAGAGTTGAGCGGCGTGCGTATCTCGTAGTTCATATTGTGCAGGAACGCGTTCTTGATGGTCTCCACCTCCTGCGCCTTCACCGTTTCCTTCTCCAGCAGCACCTCCGTGTTCTTCTGTTCGCTCACGTCACGACAGATACCGAAGTATTCCTTGCCCTGGCTGAATGTCGATGGTATCAGCAGCAGTTGGATATAGAGCGGCTGACCGTCAGGATTCTTCAGCGTGGTCTTCAGCGTGACGTCGATATGCGTGGCCTTGTGGCTGTCCATATCCATCAGCATCTGCATGGCCTGCATCCTGTATTCCTCTTCCAGCAGGTGGATGGCATGTGTCTGGGTCAGTTGCTGCTGCACGTCGCTGATGGTGCTGTAGATAGACATGATATGCGTGTCGGGCTGGTAGATGACGAAGCGCATGCCGCCCACCTTCAGTGCATAGTTGATGTTGTCGATATAGCGGCTCACCTCCTTGTTGGCCTGGGTCAACTGCTGCAGGCCCTCCAGCCTCTGGTGGTGGTAGTTGGATATATCGGTCACGTCGCGTCCTGTGCCGTATCCGCCTTGCAGCACCTTGCCGCTATCGTCGTAGAGGGGCTGCAACTTCAGTTCATAGGAGATGGCCTTCTGCACACCTCTGCCAAAGGGTACCTTCAGTCTGATGTTGGCGTAGAAAGGCTCCTGCTTGTCCTGCGGCAGGTCCTCTTCCTTCAGTCCGTAGAGGTCGCATATATGGATGTCCTTGCTCAGGATGTCCTCACGCCTGCAGCCGAAAGTATGGCAGGCCTTGTCGTTCAGGTCCACGATAAAGCCGTTCTTGTCGAAATACACCATGTCGATCATCACCGAGTCAAAGATGGCCTGATAGCGTATCAGCGTGTCCTTCACCCTGTTCTGTCGCTGGCGGTCCTCACTGATGTCATTGCGTGTGCCGATGATGACGGTAGGCTTGCCGTTGCGGTCGCGATGCAGCACAGAGAGCGAGATGGCATAGTCGTGTATGTCGCTGCTGTTCACGTCTGATGGCGCCTGCATCGTCAGTTCGGCGTTCTCCACCTCCTGACTGGTGATGCGGTTCAGTGCCTGCATCATCTGCTCCAGGTCCTGCGACGTGTAGTTGCTGAAGAACTGCAGCAGGGTGTATTCGTGCTTGTTGTTGCCGTTCTTGTCGAGCCAGGTCACGGTCTGCCGCCTGATGTCGTAGATCCATATCCTCACGTTACTGGCTTTCAGCGTCAGTGCCAGTCGGGTGTTCTCCCTGCGGATGTCGCGTGTGGCGCGTCTGGCTCGTATGGTGTAGAACAGGTAGATGCCCAGTATGCCTGCGAGGAAGAGTACCAGGAGGTTGGCCACCATCCATATCCACGAGGGGATGCCGGTGTCCTTCCGCTCAGGATAGAACCATTTGTTCTGCAACTCCTGCAGCCTGTCCTGCGCGCGCAGCACGGCATAGGTGCTGTCCATCAGCGCCAGCAGTTGCGGGTTGTTGGCCATGAACCTGTATTCGCTGTGGGGCATGTCTATGGGCTTTATCTCCAGGTTGTCGGAATGGAATTGGTTGAGCTGCCATTTCAGCGACATCGTGTTCCA
Proteins encoded:
- a CDS encoding helix-turn-helix domain-containing protein is translated as MQISKYMLASDRDALWGLTATTIGYEEIGPNDPYPTRGHADGYYFELEKGRVLSEYQLLYIIEGEGIFHSRTVPEVHLKEGDFFLLFPGEWHSYHPVGPKGWKKYWIGFKGENMDARVRAGFLSPTKPVYHVGFSDAVVSLYKQAYKTAQEEAAYSQQLMAGIVNHLIGMMYSLERNIELKSRNQTHVDMINKARLRIRESLESSLTIQEVAEELGVSYSNFRKLFKEHTGLSPATYQQDLRLQRAKELLSTTDMSIKEIAYQLNFESPDYFSAKFKLKTGRKPSELRNQ
- a CDS encoding ATP-binding protein, whose translation is MIKRHIITLILALSALTAMTAAPQGRHGRPYTEADPLVMVCDWSFPPYELNKNGTPTGYCVEVMDAILNKLEIPHRFEMRDWTKAIEAFENGQADMIHALDVVYDKPPYVQTQNFMTFYKIEVAYRDDTPPLRSLKQLTSGDTIVVKNNDYAAVYLNQQEFRPYHVRYENPHDALVALSNGEIKYYLWGSMPLRQEIQEMALDNVRTCDVDIPTGELHFTSTDEELINDIDEEFARMMQEGELEVITDKWFHPERIHHNTPRYVFFIIGLVVMLIIVFMILSHLLRRQIRKKAEKTRDLGNIMAQALSMGRFYVIEHNQATGQISNVYGNLVPEEGMDVEEFFDQIAPSDVEHARSVYGHLLKNAKQPFDLDFKWNGRQLHGNSIAEMEGDQLTHIINIVKDITLEVEQDSANKELANRYSRIFHSNAIAMSFYDASGKLIDFNDSMRELCVFTEESEAYFRKTCMFDAPLLQTDFDRTSKHSFHVCQRMYYPEIGIDKYLDFRIRPTFDDQDHLLYYIVTSRDVTAEREMDLEQRKHEKKLKQISKRVSRYEHELNYLLKNGNMFVWSISFKTMEIIFSRSLSSYEFKESFEDYLNSMFEDERAAAASNLKALMESRQPFNNTHHFLSTPIDNGPQWYAISGMPIIEDDGECTGYFGVLKNVNDLMTVQEQLKKERTRAEASGTMKSAFLANMTHEIRTPLNAIVGFSDLLQIIDEPADRQEFIRIIRNNCDMLLRLINDILEASGTGQTLAIAPTDVDFSQVFDDICQTLAQRVQEPGVEFLKENPYPTLNTTLDKGRVQQVITNFVTNAVKYTREGHIKVGYRKQDEGLYIYCEDTGAGIPKDKQASVFERFVKLNDFVQGTGLGLSICKTIAERCNGKIGVFSEGEGKGSTFWLWIPCELNKD
- a CDS encoding ATP-binding protein, yielding MINPLHNPHRGSDCCVWKRGLIALLVVLLCGLTQGYAQDQTEDALHFTADDPVVYEDTWDVWPYSFLEDGKPTGYRVDLMRMIFEELGMPYEIKLKDFRKVLNDLKSGKADVMIGLKAPYHDKYGQYGGIALNLATHSVVYAKGEQQPIKTLNDLARNRVIVHKGSYSHHLMQEKGWEKNAIPYNDMKEAMLQVSTEGEGIIVWNTMSLKWQLNQFHSDNLEIKPIDMPHSEYRFMANNPQLLALMDSTYAVLRAQDRLQELQNKWFYPERKDTGIPSWIWMVANLLVLFLAGILGIYLFYTIRARRATRDIRRENTRLALTLKASNVRIWIYDIRRQTVTWLDKNGNNKHEYTLLQFFSNYTSQDLEQMMQALNRITSQEVENAELTMQAPSDVNSSDIHDYAISLSVLHRDRNGKPTVIIGTRNDISEDRQRQNRVKDTLIRYQAIFDSVMIDMVYFDKNGFIVDLNDKACHTFGCRREDILSKDIHICDLYGLKEEDLPQDKQEPFYANIRLKVPFGRGVQKAISYELKLQPLYDDSGKVLQGGYGTGRDVTDISNYHHQRLEGLQQLTQANKEVSRYIDNINYALKVGGMRFVIYQPDTHIMSIYSTISDVQQQLTQTHAIHLLEEEYRMQAMQMLMDMDSHKATHIDVTLKTTLKNPDGQPLYIQLLLIPSTFSQGKEYFGICRDVSEQKNTEVLLEKETVKAQEVETIKNAFLHNMNYEIRTPLNSIVGFAEFFQMPHSPEDEVLFVEEIKNNAATLLALINNILFLSRIDAGMIEIKTKPTDFALAFDSMCNTFWGNNHTKEGVNFIVENHYSHMVLDIDVQNIGVILEQLIKNAKQFTEKGSIRVHYDYTGDQLIVAVEDTGGGIEPELTDHIFERFSTGANNGTGLGLSICHELTRLMNGSIKIKSAEGKGTTVWFAIPCKAKEIERKNI